The segment CCACCAGGTATATCGGACCCACTGAGGTAGGTCTGATAGTGAAGAAGGTGGGGAAGAAGCTTCCTGCCGATGAGCCTATGGCTTTTCACGGTGAGGCTGGTTATCAGATGGAACTGCTTATGCCAGGACTGCGCTGGAAGTTCTGGCCCATCTTTTCGGTGATAAAGTATCCCTGGGTGCAAATACCGGCAGGCGAAGTTGGTGTTGTCATCGCTCAGGTTGGCAAGCCGCTTCCCATTGGCGCTAAGTCCGCGGTTTATAAACCGGAGTACGGTTCTTTCCAGAATCTGAAGAGTTTCCTCGAGAATGACGGCCAAAAGGGTGTGCAGAGACCAGTCCTGCCTCCGGGGAGTCTGGCTCCCTTCCATCCGGTAGGTCTTCTGATTATTACCAGGAAGCAGGTCTATGGAAGGCCAATAGAACCCGATTTGCTCACCAAGTTTCAGAAGCAGGGGTCCCTCACCCCCAAGGATTTTGGCCTCGAGCCCGATCAGCTTAATCTGGTCGTGATTGAACCGGAATCAACTGCAGCCGATAGAAAAGTCAAGGATGCTATTGGCATTATTACTACTCTTGAAGGGGAGCCCCTCGCCGCTGGCGATATAGCTTCCAGGCTGGGGGGGTTTGACGATGTGAAAAAGCTCGAAGGGAGCAGCGGCACCGATGCTGACCTGATTGAGCTGGTCCTGGGTTGTCAGAACATCATGCATAATAACTATCAGGACTTCCAGAAGTTTCTTGACCTGGGAGGCAAGATCGGCCTTCAGCATGACCCACTGCTCTACGGAGCCTATGCCTTGAATCCCTTCCTGGTCAGGGTTGATATCGCTCCCATGCTGGTGGTGGAGCAGGGCGAGACTGCCGTAATCAAGTCTTACGTGGGGTTGATGACTGAGGATGTCACCGGCGAGGAATTTAAGTTTGGCGTCATAGTCAAACCGGGACACAGGGGTATCTGGAGAGAGGCCCTGGGCACCGGCAAGTATCCCATCAATCCGCACTGTTATCAGGCTGAAATCGTACCTACGGCCATACTGACACTTAACTGGGCGGAGCAGACCTCCAAGGCCCACTCCCTTGATGCTACCCTGTCACAGATCGTGGCTAAGAGCCGTGAAGGTTTCATATTTAAGATTGACCTGCAGGTGCAGATCCACGTCTCGGGCGTAGAGGCTCCCAGGGTTATCTCTATGGTGGGCACTATGCAGAACCTGGTCAGCGAAGTCTTACAGGCTGCTGTAGGCAACCACTTCAGGGATAAGATGCAGAGTATGAGGGCTGTTCAGTTCATCGAGACAAGGCAGCAGGTTCAGGAGGAAGCCTTCAAGCATATCGAGTCTAAGTTGAGCCAGTATAAGGTGGAGACGAAGGGTGTGTACATCCAGGATGTCATACTTCCCGAACAGTTGGTGAAGGTCTTGACGGAGAGGGAAATTGCCAACCAGGAGATAGAGACGTTCAAGAAGCAGAGGGATGCTCAGGAACAGAGAATTGTGATGGAGAAGTCGAAAGGCGTTGCCGATAAACAGAGTGAACTGGCTTCATCTGAAGTCAATATTACCATCAAGGGGAATAATGCCGAAGCCAGAAAGAAGGAAGCCGATGGCGAAGCCTACTATACCCTCGAAACCGGCAGAGTGAAGGGAGCAGAAGTAGAGGCTATCGGTATGGCCAAGGCGAAGGCATATAAGGCTCAGGTGGAAGCGCTGGGGCAAGATTCCACCGCCCTGGTCAATGCCATCACCGCTCTGTCAGATAAGGGCTTGAAGTTTGTTCCTGACGTCATGGTGAGTGGCGGCGGGTCCTCCATAGATGGACTGGCCGGGGTTCTCATGAACATGCTGGGCAAAATGGGTAAACCGCCAGTCATTCCGGCTGCCTTGCAGGAGGGTGGCAAGAAGAAAGGATAGCCTGACACCCGGCAGACTCCGGGTCCAGCAAGCACTCGCTCTCAGTACCCAACCTGCATCAATCATGGGCACGGGCACTGCTCCGAAACGCCCCGGTTTCGGAGCAGTGCTTTTTCGATAGCACGAATACGCTATCCAGATCTGGTAAACCAAGTGTAGTTGGTTATTCTTACACTCTCAACCATGAGTTGACTTACCCCCCCTTGTTTATTATTGACAGCAGATAAAGTAGTTGGTATAATGCTAATAGTTTATAAAATAATAATAGATTGGTTTGGCCATATCTTATCCGTGTCGAGAAGTGATGGCAGGCCTTAGGGAAGGAGGGGCAAAATGGATAGACAGAGACGCATGCTGAACGCTCTGACGGTCTTCTTACTCGGTGTCGGAGTGCTCGTTCTGTTCCTCGGCCCATGCGCAGGGCTCTACAGCATCGCTGTGGGATTCGTCGGCCTGATTGCCTTCTGGGTGGTGGCAATTACCCTCAGGGTATACCATGTCAGCACACCGAAAGACGACGACTACTGGTCGTATCGATAGAGTCTTGAATACAAGACCAAGGGGAGGTGAAGAGTGGAAAAACAGAATCGCAAAGTGAATGCCCTGACAATCTTCTCAAGGAGTATTGGCATCCTGCTTCTGGCCGCCTTCACGGTTATTGGCATCCTGGTTATGGTCCTCAGCCCACACCCGGGACTGTACGGTATCGCCCTGACTGTATGCGCGGGACTGTACGCCATAGTCCTGGGGTTCGCCGCGGTGGGTGCATCCGGGCACATCGGCAAGGTTTTGAATACATAAGAAAGGCACCCCCCTTTCTACAAAGAACCCTCCGATCGGAGGGTTCTTTGTTTCAATCATCCTGAAGCAAGTCCCAAGGTTCGACAACACCCCTGATGATGGTATACTGGGGCCAGCCCCGGCCAGAGGATCGCCTTCAACTTCCATCCCTCAAAGGGCCGCTGCTTCCTCACCATAGGAGTGAATGTCTCCCATAATGACCCCGATCCCACAGCCACCATTCTGAAAAGCATCGCCCGCCAGGAACGGGATATCAAGGATGCCATAGTCCGGGTGCAGATCAATATCGCCGAACACCTCGATGGGCTGGTTCAGGAGCAGGAGATTCATCGGGCGCTGGGTGAAGCACAGTATGTCTCCATCACCAAGGATGTGGAACGTGAGCGCCGCACCAGACCGGGAGACCGCTCGGGTGAACCCATGAGCCCCACCGAGGCGCTCAAGGCTTACCTGGCACTGAAGAAGCCCCCTGCTGACAGTACCAGGGTGTTGCTTGAATACGCCGATAGGCTTATTCAGGAAACCAGGGGCGAAGATTAAGAGGGAAGCAGCGATCCGATAAAGCCCCTCTGTCCCCGCACAAACTCCTCCGCCGTCATCGCCCGCTTGCCTTGCAACTGCAGCCGCACCAGCCCCAGAATACCATCACCCGTTTGCACCCCAAGGGGAGCACCCTTTGCCCCCTTTGTCTCGACCACCCTTCCCGGTTCGCCCTCCCCCGGCAAGGGCACCGCCTCGATAATACTCACCAGCTTGCCCTGCCAGGTGGTATGGCAGCCAGGCCAGGGTTGAAAGGCCTTCACCCTCCGCCACAGCTCCACTGCCGCGCGGAGCCAGTCCATCCGCCCATCCTCCTTGGTGACCATCCTGGAATAGGTGACTCTCCCGTTATCCTGCGGCTGCGGGGCCAGCCTGCCCCCCACCCATAAGGGCAGCGTTTCCATCAGGAGCTGCGCCCCCATCTCTGCCAGACTGGCGGTGAGCGTCGCCGTGGTATCCTCAGGCGATACCGGCCACTCCCGCTGCGCCAGCACGGGGCCGGTGTCCATGCCCTTGTCCAGAAGCATGATGCTCACCCCGGTCACTTCATCACCGGCCAGGATCGCCGCGGCTACCGGCGCCGGGCCGCGGTGCCCGGGGAGGAGCGAGGGGTGGATGTTGAGGCAGCCGTAGCGGGGGATGTCCAGAACGCTCTGCGGCAGCAACCGACCGTAGGCCGCCACCACGATGGCAGACGGCTGCAGTTCCGCCAGCTTCTCCACTTCCTCCGGCTGCCTCAGAGAAGGAGGCTGCCGCACTGTCAGCCCGTAGTGCAGCGCCGCCGCCTTCACCGCCGGCGGCACCAGCTTGCGCCCCCTTCCCGCCGGCTCATCCGGCTGCGTATAGACCGCCACCACCTCATTTTCACTGTGGACAAGGCGGTCCAAGGCAGGGAGGGCAAACCCCGGTGTGCCCAGGAAAACAATCCTCACAGCGGTCACATTCTAGCATGGAGGCCCGAATGCAACAACGGGCTGAATCACTCTGCACAGACAACCCCATTTTTTACCGATGCGAATCTGTTGTATAATCTGGGGCACAGGTCATCACAATCTTCAAAAAAGGGGGGCAAGCATGGCAAAGAAAAGGATCTTTGTGTCCGGGGCCTCTGGTTCCATGGGCGGCGAAGCCTTCAAGGAACTGCTGAAAAGAAGAGCCAAATACGACGTCGTCACTCTGCTCAGACCTTCCAAGCAGAACAAGAAGGCCTTTGCCCAATATGAGGGGCAGGAGGGAGTGAAGATCGTCTGGGGAGATTTAAGTAATCCTGATGATGTACTGAAGGCCGTTGAGGGAGTGGATCAAGTCCTCCATCCGGCTGCCCTGATCGCTCCGGAGGCAGACGACCACCCGGATCTGTGCAGGAAGATTAACTGCGGCGGCACTGAAAACATCATCGCAGCTATCAAGAAGCAACCCAATGGCCTCGACAGGGTTCGGATGGTCTATATCAGTTCCGTAGCCGCATACGGAGACCGGCTTCCCCCTATTCACATGGTCAGGGTGGGAGACCCCCTGAAGCCCAGCGTTGGCGACTATTACGCCACGACAAAAATAGCCGCAGAAAGAGCCGTCATAGAATCCGGCTTGAAATACTGGGCCGTCATGCGGCAGACCTATATTGCTATCCCCAACGCACTGACACTCATGGATCCCATCATGTTCCACCAGCCTGTCAACACCTGCATCGAACTGATCACCAGTGAGGATGCAGGATACGGACTCGTCCAGACCATCGAGGCGCCCGATGAGTTCTGGGGCAGGGTATATAACATGGGAGGAGGCCCATCATGCCGGGTTATCTTCAAGGACTACCTGGCACAAATGATGAATCTCTTTAGTCTGGGA is part of the Chloroflexota bacterium genome and harbors:
- a CDS encoding SPFH domain-containing protein, yielding MILGVTLGIIALVIALILILPSTRYIGPTEVGLIVKKVGKKLPADEPMAFHGEAGYQMELLMPGLRWKFWPIFSVIKYPWVQIPAGEVGVVIAQVGKPLPIGAKSAVYKPEYGSFQNLKSFLENDGQKGVQRPVLPPGSLAPFHPVGLLIITRKQVYGRPIEPDLLTKFQKQGSLTPKDFGLEPDQLNLVVIEPESTAADRKVKDAIGIITTLEGEPLAAGDIASRLGGFDDVKKLEGSSGTDADLIELVLGCQNIMHNNYQDFQKFLDLGGKIGLQHDPLLYGAYALNPFLVRVDIAPMLVVEQGETAVIKSYVGLMTEDVTGEEFKFGVIVKPGHRGIWREALGTGKYPINPHCYQAEIVPTAILTLNWAEQTSKAHSLDATLSQIVAKSREGFIFKIDLQVQIHVSGVEAPRVISMVGTMQNLVSEVLQAAVGNHFRDKMQSMRAVQFIETRQQVQEEAFKHIESKLSQYKVETKGVYIQDVILPEQLVKVLTEREIANQEIETFKKQRDAQEQRIVMEKSKGVADKQSELASSEVNITIKGNNAEARKKEADGEAYYTLETGRVKGAEVEAIGMAKAKAYKAQVEALGQDSTALVNAITALSDKGLKFVPDVMVSGGGSSIDGLAGVLMNMLGKMGKPPVIPAALQEGGKKKG
- the fmt gene encoding methionyl-tRNA formyltransferase, translated to MRIVFLGTPGFALPALDRLVHSENEVVAVYTQPDEPAGRGRKLVPPAVKAAALHYGLTVRQPPSLRQPEEVEKLAELQPSAIVVAAYGRLLPQSVLDIPRYGCLNIHPSLLPGHRGPAPVAAAILAGDEVTGVSIMLLDKGMDTGPVLAQREWPVSPEDTTATLTASLAEMGAQLLMETLPLWVGGRLAPQPQDNGRVTYSRMVTKEDGRMDWLRAAVELWRRVKAFQPWPGCHTTWQGKLVSIIEAVPLPGEGEPGRVVETKGAKGAPLGVQTGDGILGLVRLQLQGKRAMTAEEFVRGQRGFIGSLLPS
- a CDS encoding NAD(P)-dependent oxidoreductase produces the protein MAKKRIFVSGASGSMGGEAFKELLKRRAKYDVVTLLRPSKQNKKAFAQYEGQEGVKIVWGDLSNPDDVLKAVEGVDQVLHPAALIAPEADDHPDLCRKINCGGTENIIAAIKKQPNGLDRVRMVYISSVAAYGDRLPPIHMVRVGDPLKPSVGDYYATTKIAAERAVIESGLKYWAVMRQTYIAIPNALTLMDPIMFHQPVNTCIELITSEDAGYGLVQTIEAPDEFWGRVYNMGGGPSCRVIFKDYLAQMMNLFSLGDFRKIMPLNWFGVRNFHCCWYEDSYVLNEYLGHWRHSIKDHYAQVKANIPWYLKFGARLAPPFIVRAYMKRTAEPLQWIEKNEEEKIKAFFGSREQWEKLPDWAHYQEIEPGKPKEPPDRSRNADFKRFTMEEIRQMAEARGGVCLSTTFTDIKTKLRWKCAFGHEWEATPVLIRAGHWCPECYPPPWNWDALAKVDPLLARHYYNNHDKNESQKVDYLYCPSPMVK